The nucleotide window atatatatatatatatatatatatatatatatatatatatttatacagtatatatatacatgtgtgtagatatagatgtatatacagtatatatatacaaacatacagacatacacacacacacacacacatatatatatatatatatatatatatatatatatatatatatatatatatatatatatatatatactaatattatatatacatacatatatattatatacatataatatatataatatgcatatacatatagatatatatatatatatatatatatatatatatatatatatatacatatatatgcataaaaaatacaCCAGCTTCTAGTacaatgcaggacaaagtcctcatatTTATTCCTAAGCGTGTCTGGGGTGAGGGCAAtattcattaccacgctggctgactggcgattggtgatggtgggagattttcgtttgatcgctcacagtaaaccaacctagaatgggtggtcATAACTTGTACATCTtcgttgatcatggtgatacacaaacctctCTCTCACTCATTAAGGTATCCTCTCTcatgaagggatatatatatatatatatatatatatatatatatatatatatatatatatatatatatatatgtgtgtgtatatatatatatatatatatatatatatatatatatatatatatatatatatatatatatatatatatatatatatatatatatccaaacccttgctctttattacataggggatatTTTTCACCACCATATCATCATAAAATCTTCATCATAATCACACCAATCAAAAAACTTCTATGCACCTATTCACCTGGGCTAACCCTCATAACGCTTCTCATGTATCCCTATTATATGAAGTATAGTTGCCTTAACTCTCTCTTAGCACATTGAAACTATAGTTTATACAAACTCTGCCTATCTCCAAAACTTCTAGGTAATCTATACTACATTCCTTGTTTCAACTATTCTAACATCTACCTCTTTGCTTATCATACTGTGATCATCAATATTTGTGccatatattataaaaaatcaacCACTCTAATTCTTAAGTAATCCTATGAACATTCAGCAATCCATACTCAAAATTTGAAATTACCCTTATAAATTATTAGTTTCCCCTTTGAAGGAAAGGCTGTTCCATAGTATATATCTTAGGATATCTATctccaggttaaaaaaaaaattagttttcggGTTATTTGGGTGAAAACAAGGGTTTTCCGATTCTCAAGTCAATGCAGTGAAACCAATTGTCAAAAAAGCTTaagttattgcaatataagcaattgtgAGTGTATTAGCTAGAGTTTCTGTAAGATAAGCAATTGTGAGTGTACTAgcttgagttattgcaatataagcaattgtgAGTCTATTAGCATGATTTATTGCAATAAAAGCAATTGTGAGTGTATTAGTTTaagttattgcaatataagcagTTATGAGTGTACTAgcttgagttattgcaatataagcCAATGTGAGTGTGCTAGCTCGAGTAATTGCAATTTAAACAATTGTGAGTGTACTAAAttgagttattgcaatataagcaattgtgAGTGTACTAGCTTGAGTTGttgcaatataagcaattgtgagtgtataagcttgagttattgcaatatatgtaattgtaaatgtactagcttgagttattgcaatataagcaattgtgAGTGAACTAGCTTGAGTTATTGCAACATAAGCAATTGTAAGTGTACTCTCTTGAGCtattgcaatataagcaattgtgAGTGTACTAGCTTGGgttattgcaatataagcaattgtAAGTGTACTAgcttgagttattgcaatataagcaattgtgagtgtattagcttgagttattgcaataaaagcaattgtgagtgtactagatcaagttattgcaatataagcaatGGTGAGTGTACTAgcttgagttattgcaatataagcaattgtgAGTGTATTAGCTTGAGTTATTACAATATAAGCAATTGTGAGTGTATTAGCTTGAGTTATTGTAATATAAACAATTGTGAGTGTACTAgcttgagttattgcaatataagcaattgtgAGTGTAGTAGCTTGAGTCCTTACAATGTAAGCAATTGTGAGTGTATTAGCTTGAGTTATTGCAATATGAGCAATTGTAAGTGTAGTAGCTTGATttattgcaatataagcaattgtgAGTGAACTAGCTTGAGTTATTGCAATGTAAGCAATTGTGAGTGAACTAgcttgagttattgcaatatatgtaattgtaaatgtactagcttgagttattgcaatataagcaattgtgagtgaactagcttgagttattgcaatataagcaattgtAAATGTACTAgcttgagttattgcaatataTGTAATTGTGAGTGTATTAgcttgagttattgcaatataagcaattATGAGTGTTCTATcttgagttattgcaatataagcatTTGTAAGTGTACTAACTTGAGTTATTGCAATATGAGCAATTTTGAGTGTAGTAgcttgagttattgcaatataagcatTTTTGCGTGTACTACAAGAGAAAACTTAATAAATCGTATACTTTTCACATTACTGTATGTTTTTTTCTAcatattataaatgatatataaaaagacacataattCACTACTAAATATCTATTCATAACTAATTATAGTGATCTTCATCCAAAACTCGCCCGAGTAGAAGCAGCTTTCAAATACACAATAGTATAAGGTAGACATGATAAAACTTAGACCGGACATACATAAGGCAACACAATTAAGTTGTTCGTCAGACTTTGGAGAGATTAGTAGCGTTGGTAATTACCGCGACAACAGAAGTTTGAGGCAAATGTTTGTCGAGTTAGGATTTCCACAAGTTCATTAGTTTGAGACTGTTTGTTCGTTCATTTGCGGTTTTAActtgtagtggtagtagtagtagtagtaataataataataataataataataataataataataataatgataataataataataatcagcgatGACCGTGTAAAATCCACAAGTGTTCATACCATAGgataaaattattcttattgctCTATGATTTAAAAGTAAAAGCTTATAATTTGTTTAAATAActaattatcaataaaatatatgaTCAAATTATAAAAAGGCACAATAGAAATCCAAACGTTTTAACCACAAAACGACATTATACTTTTGAAAACGTACAAAGAATAtacgttaccaaaaaaaaaaaaaaaaaaaagtattttcaataaaaataaggaTTATATTGTGATATCATTTTAtgaattaaaaatgtttttatatgtaAACGGAATGCCAGAAGAGGTATGTTTTaaaacattactactactactactactactactactactactacttctactttattattataataataataataataataataataaaatgggatTTTAAAATTGAAAATGGGAAATTTTCCATGAAAAGAACGGTAAAAGTTAGTACTTCCACCTGATATGAAAGCCGATTAAAGTTAGAAAAGTGAATTAATAAACTTATAAATAAAAGGTCAAAATTTTATGGAacaaactcgtttttttttttcaaagattttatggTTTAAATGAAATAACATCGAAAATGTCTATTATGAAATTGAAAGTATCTCAATTAATCTACAAAAGCCAAAGGCAGTAGAGAAAATATTGgggataaaaaagagaaaatgtttttAACATGATGTTCaatgttcaaatataaaatatttacccaTAGAAGATAATCTTGTTAAAAGttgatatattttacataaaatgacAAAATCTGCAATAGATGAATTTCAAATAACAATTTCAGTAAAAGAACAAAAATTTAAAAGTTCTTTAAATTCAATAACCGGTTATTTTCTAACGtagattataaattttatttttgttgccATACTGTTTTTTTACTAAGGCTCATATGTCCATCGAAATAAAATGGTTGCAGAAATAAgagtttaaaagaaaaacacatgaAGGAAAAATCTCCCACGatagaatattttttataaatagctTTATAAATGAAAAGATCTAATACAAACAGGTAAAGTTCACCAgaacagattttatataaaaatagacgAGATGAGATAGGGAATGAAAAATAGAGGGTGGTTGGAGATTGACTAGAAGCTATGAAATTTAACAAAAATTAGTCTTGAATGGATACTTTCCTTTCCGGACAAGTGGAGAAAAGCTGCAGAATATGGTGATAGATTTTGAAAGTATAAATTGTATAATAAATGTGAAAACGGGTAATGCTAAGAGAGTAAatgaaaaccaaaatgaaaacaaaacactgtGACTTTAATAAATGTAAAACTCACCTACGATTGGgatttaatatttgttttatgataaatgctttggCTGGGcagggactcgaacctatgcctatgAGTCGAAGCATTCCTACCAGTAGACTCTAACAATGAACCATCATGAGAGATATAAGTTAATCCAAGTCCACCGTACATATTTCTgtccaatttttatttttcatgctCAACTAGTAGATCTTCCCGAAACGAACTGCGGAGGTAAAGATAACAGTAGGTCTGATATCCAATACATGGAAGGCGatagctaagaataataataataaaaaaaggttaagAATAAAGGGAAGGAAAGATCAGATGagataacaatgacaataacaatgagGAAAAGAACAAATAATGTGTCATCAGTAACATTCATATACAAAACAGTTCAATAAAAAGCTAGAAACATGTGAAGCACTTAATGTAAAATCTATAAATGTGGATGGGAGACAAAAGAAATGCACAAACAGTTTTGCTtcgtaattttttttagaaaaaaacataaagaaaaatatataactcAAGCCTGAAATATACTACCTCTTTGTTAATAAGTAATACTAACAATTACTGAGGTACATATTTTCTTCTAAAACGTTGCAATTAATAAGTGTCAGTAATTAATAATGTTTTCAAAGCGAAAGACAAAATGTTGCCTTCTtccaaaaaaaaattctctatttttatatatccacatcattaaaaaaaaaggaaaataaatatcacACAAAACCTcccatcaataacaataataatcaaaagcTGCTGCTTCTTTCAAAAGGACGAAAACGTGACGCGAGAAATAAATCCCTTAAAATATGGTCTGGGTCAGGAGGGGTTATCCCTGCTTCTTTGAATGACTGATGGCCACTggagtgaacagagagagagagagagagagagagagagagagagagagagagagagagagagagagagagagagagagagagagagagagagagttctaaaggTTAAAACGTCGAAGTGATAAGACGTCCTTTCTTCAATAGGACGAGGCGTTCCCCCACAGCATCTTGAGCAGTCTTATCTCACCTCAGAAATGGGACATTTTGGACGTAGAGAACGGACCCATAACTTGAGGGAAGAGGTAGATAGAAAACCAGTAGGGTGTTAACACAGATAGCCTTTTCAAAAGTATGTGATCCTTCATATGGCGACGAGGTCTGGTGAAGTCGATGCATTAACTGGACAGAGATAgtttttaaaagtgtttttttttgtcttatttgggTTTACAAATTATGGTTATATGGCAATGTGTCAGGGCCTGTTAGGTCattgtcaaaatattttttatcttatttgggTTTACAAATTTGGGTTATCCTATATAGCCCAGTGTCAAGGCCTGTTAGGTGtttgtcaaaatattttttatcttatttgggTTTACAAATTTGGTTTATTTAGCCCTGTGTTAGAGTCTGTTAGGTCCTTGCcgaaatattttttatcttatttgggTTTACAAAGTTGGGTTATATAGTCCTGTGTCAGGGCGTATTAGGTCATTAAGCACCTAAGTGTTATTGGGGTAAACCCCAGCTGTTGCACTATGAcccaatagtttaaaaaaaaaaatggatagcaaaattgaagaaaggggAACGAATATAAAGTCAAAGGATAAAAAGCAAATGCAAATAGGGGAAACTGGTAAGTCCCTTAAACAATGCTTACAGAGCGCCACGTGAAGTTCACTGACGGCCCAATGTAAACAAACAATAGTTTGAATAATTCCATCCccctctatattatatatatatatatatatatatatatatatatatatatatatatatatatttatatatatgggtgtatatatatatatatatatatatatatatatatatatatatatgtatatgtatatatatatatatatatatatatatatatatatatatatatatatatatatatatacgtatatatatattatatatatatatatatatatatatatatatatatacatatatatatatatatatatatatatatatatatatatatatatatatatatatatatatatatatatacgagatgtGTGTTTACGCACAGGAAATACAAACTAACTCGCCAGAATCCAAAGTGCAATATTGTCTTCCATGTTAAGACTAATTCTTGTATTCTGACCCTTACGGGAGTCCTATAGGAGCTATAATGAATGTATTATACTTTAGCCCCATCCTTTGAATCTCCATATGACGTTGGAAGACAACAGGTGGTGGAATATTGTGCTGTAACAGATGGCTCATGCACTAGTCCCAGCACCATCTGCCAGTAACCCGTACTTACAATTATTCCCCTGGAgatgattaaattaataaaaacagataaataacactgtatgaaatttatataaaagaaattattattgccTAAGAAATTTACACTTAAGAAAAGTTAGAGTTTCGATGCCATCATCGCTTTTTCGTTCCTGGATAAGCTAATCAGGTTCTAAAGCTAATAACAATTATTCATACCACATActtgtcacctctctctctctctctctctctctctctctctctctctctctctctctctctctctctctctctctctctctctctgtgaatatatatatatatatatatatatatatatatatatatatatatatatatatatatatatatatatatatatatatatatacatatatatatatgtatgtatatgtatatatatgtaaatatatatctatatataaatgtatatatataaatatatatatgtatatatatatatatatatatatatatatacatatatatatatatatatatatatatatatatatatatatatatatatatatatatatacatatatatatgtatatatatacatatatatgtatatatacatatatatatatatatatatatatatatatatatatatatatatatttatatatatatctatatatatacatatatatgtatatatatatatatatatatatatatatatatatatatatatatatatatatatatatatatttatatatatatctatatatatatatatatatatatatgtatatatgtagatatatatttatatatatgtatatatatatatataaatatatatatatatatatatatatatatatatatatatatatatatatatatatatatatatataaatatatatgtatatatatacatatatataaatacatatatatatatatatatatatatatatatatatatgtatatatatgtagatatatatttatatatatgtatatatataaatatatatgtatatatataaatatatatatatatatatatatatatatatatatatatatatatatgtgtgtgtgtgtatatacatatatatatatgtatatatacatataaatgtatatatatatatatatatatatatatatatatatatatatatatatatatatatatatgttacagtgaatctgtataatcagggaatatatatattctctgatattttcattaatgtgcataatgtctgattcactcagaggatatgtatattcccctgaaatttttagtgaatatacatattccctgattatttggccttattattatacagattccctgaatcgtgtttggtatgaaagaacaatgaaataaatagctgaaacgataaacaaagccttgttttcacaatgtaaacttgaatgtaaaTACAATGTAAACCACTGAACTAGCAAACCATGGTAGGAGTCCATCTAATTACTACCTTCCAACCCCGGTGCTATACCCCCCCCCCTCAACACTACAAGGTCAGGCAAAGTTTAACTCACCAGTCATACACCATCCTTCCTACTCtcaacaccatggcaaatccaactgagcgtgatttagaagcacattttcgggaagaattattccaaagaagtgaaggaaagaaatatgccttgcttccaaaagaacagtataatgaaattatttcagaactgacagcaattgacaagtcaggctaaaagacgcctcatgaatactaccttctgaagaagtatgagatcctcaagtgtggtgatgttctcaagttgattagaagacggactgccaatgaagatcctatctattttgctacaTTGGAGGATACATTCAACATTATTAGGCGTGCTCATATTGCAACTGGCCACGGAGGGCGCGataagatggtaaaggaattatctaaaagTATGCCAACATAacccatgatgcaatatctatttacaaatcactgtgtatcgaatgtcagcgtaaacgtaagcgatcaacaaccaaagggactgttgttcgacctattctgacaaagaactttggctccagatcacaagttgaccttgtagacatgcaggcgatgaagcaaggcaactatgagtggataatggtctaccaagatcatcttacaaagttctgtgtattgagacatctcacatcaaaacgtgctgcagaagttgcatatcagctgttggatatttttcttttacttggtgctCCGGAAATTCTACAAAGTGACAACGGATCGAAGTTTACTGCTTGTGTTATTACAGAACTTGGACTGCTTTGGCCTGATCTCGTAATGGTTCATGGAAAACCTAGACATCCTCAGAGTCATGGGTCTGTTGAACGAGCAAACTGTGATATCAAAGATATGTTGGTAGCCTGGTTGAGTGATAATAATATAACAGACtggacagttggtttaaaatttgtgCAGTTTCAAAAAAACTCTAGCTACCATTCTGGCATTAGAAGGTCACCATTTGCTGCATTGTTTGGACCCGATGCAAAAGTAGGACTGACAACTTCAGCTCTTCCACATGATGTAATtcaccgtcttcaaagtgaggacGATTTGCTGGCAGTAATTATGGAAGAAACAACTTCAGATGAACCACCTGCTGTCAAACCAGTTACTGCTAAACCACCtactgtcgaaccagttactgctgaaccacctgctgtcgaaccaccTGTTGTCGAACATGTCACTGCACTGGGAGTATTGTGCACGACTGTGATTAGAGGTTAGTCAGTAGGGTATCCTTATGGTCGAATGGATAACAAATTTCCCTCAATACactgtatttttatgttattatgtggattgtagtgagtgtaatgtttctctctctctctctctctctctctctctctctctctctctctctctctctctctctctctctgcagctgtcGAACCACTTGTTGTCGAACAAGTTACTGCCGAACCATCTgttgtcgaaccagttactgctgaaccacctgctgtcgaaccaacATCTCCACTCTCCGTTCGTCAAAAGAATATTACCTCTTAGCGAAAATGTGCGTGCGAAGCACAGCTTTCACAAGTTGAACGTATGGTTAAACGAAGTCGTCGTATTATGGACCGTAGAAACGTCGGGAACAATGTAACAATTCCGATAACAATGGTGGATAGGGGTCGTGGGGATCCAAGGAATATCATGGGAATAATTATGGATATTGACGAAAATGACAATTACATGATTGCAGTGAAGAGTGGTATACTGAGTGGGAAATATACCAGGAATCAGTTTGATTTATGTACGTATGAACTGTATTCAAAAGACCATGTGACAACCGATAGGATTGTTTCGCTTCGAACTGCTGTGCAGCAAGAGTCGAAGTCAGGTGGTCAAGGTTTTGCCAAATGCAACTATGCTGGTTCAAAACGTTGTCAAACAAATCGATGTAAATGTTTTAAGCTGAAAGTTAAATGCAACTCACGATGTCATGCAAGTTTGCATAGTGAAAACAAGGTTTCTAAATATTAGAacgatccttattatttttttactagttttattttaagtgagtattttgtgacagacaagttttattttctgttcataataaattttgttacatacaagtgttttatgtgataaataaaatattacagaagtgtattactgtttttagtgatttattccattattctaccataccataca belongs to Palaemon carinicauda isolate YSFRI2023 chromosome 17, ASM3689809v2, whole genome shotgun sequence and includes:
- the LOC137656426 gene encoding uncharacterized protein yields the protein MVKRSRRIMDRRNVGNNVTIPITMVDRGRGDPRNIMGIIMDIDENDNYMIAVKSGILSGKYTRNQFDLCTYELYSKDHVTTDRIVSLRTAVQQESKSGGQGFAKCNYAGSKRCQTNRCKCFKLKVKCNSRCHASLHSENKVSKY